From a single Metopolophium dirhodum isolate CAU chromosome 6, ASM1992520v1, whole genome shotgun sequence genomic region:
- the LOC132947013 gene encoding 52 kDa repressor of the inhibitor of the protein kinase-like isoform X2 produces MLQKALKDSEFMISLIVIKVLFSYGLPLCKQLQKVQIDLKKTILIVENKMADDVGIELLEKRISSKQTHRANPNLQNHSTEQYYRVTVFLPYIDYFISQLTERFINHKSIFEGFDCIFKTQPLPLEINDREQFNKLVNIYSPVVDKFNSIAEFNMWKTKLFTDNIILSSGLQALEICDKEFYPNIYMLIKIFCTLPVSTTTPERSFSNLKRIKTYLRNSMNETRLNGLALLACHTETKITPDEVIDELSLKNRRLEFVL; encoded by the exons ATGCTTCAGAAAGCGTTAAAAGATTCAGAGTTTATGATTTCTTTGATTGTTATAAAG gtattattttcttatGGACTTCCGCTGTGTAAACAATTGCAAAAAGTtcaaattgatttgaaaaagacaatactcatagtagaaaat aaaaTGGCAGATGATGTTGGAATTGAATTGCTAGAGAAAAGAATTTCTTCTAAACAAACACATAGAGCTAatccaaatttacaaaatcattcTACCGAACAATACTATCGTGTAACAGTATTTTTACCATATATTGATTACTTTATATCACAACTTACTGAgcgttttataaatcataaaagtatttttgaag GGTTcgattgcatttttaaaacccAGCCATTGCCACTAGAGATAAATGACCGAGAACAATTTAATAAGCTTGTGAACATATATTCACCCGTTGTAGATAAATTCAATAGCATAGCCGAATTCAATATGTggaaaacaaaactatttacaGATAATATCATTCTTAGTTCAGGATTACAGGCATTAGAAATTTGTGATAAAGAATTTTATCCCAACATTTacatgttgataaaaatattttgtacgctTCCAGTGTCAACAACAACTCCTGAACGATCATtctctaatttaaaaagaattaaaacttATCTCAGGAATAGTATGAATGAA acTAGACTGAATGGATTGGCTCTATTAGCATGCCATACAGAAACAAAGATTACACCAGATGAAGTCATTGATGAATTGTCGCTAAAAAATAGAAGACTGgagtttgttttgtaa
- the LOC132947013 gene encoding 52 kDa repressor of the inhibitor of the protein kinase-like isoform X1 — protein sequence MLQKALKDSEFMISLIVIKVLFSYGLPLCKQLQKVQIDLKKTILIVENVIATLKCIRENNEIEFKIIYNNVKKMADDVGIELLEKRISSKQTHRANPNLQNHSTEQYYRVTVFLPYIDYFISQLTERFINHKSIFEGFDCIFKTQPLPLEINDREQFNKLVNIYSPVVDKFNSIAEFNMWKTKLFTDNIILSSGLQALEICDKEFYPNIYMLIKIFCTLPVSTTTPERSFSNLKRIKTYLRNSMNETRLNGLALLACHTETKITPDEVIDELSLKNRRLEFVL from the exons ATGCTTCAGAAAGCGTTAAAAGATTCAGAGTTTATGATTTCTTTGATTGTTATAAAG gtattattttcttatGGACTTCCGCTGTGTAAACAATTGCAAAAAGTtcaaattgatttgaaaaagacaatactcatagtagaaaatgtaatagctactttaaaatgtatcagagaaaataatgaaatagaattcaaaattatctataataatgtcaaa aaaaTGGCAGATGATGTTGGAATTGAATTGCTAGAGAAAAGAATTTCTTCTAAACAAACACATAGAGCTAatccaaatttacaaaatcattcTACCGAACAATACTATCGTGTAACAGTATTTTTACCATATATTGATTACTTTATATCACAACTTACTGAgcgttttataaatcataaaagtatttttgaag GGTTcgattgcatttttaaaacccAGCCATTGCCACTAGAGATAAATGACCGAGAACAATTTAATAAGCTTGTGAACATATATTCACCCGTTGTAGATAAATTCAATAGCATAGCCGAATTCAATATGTggaaaacaaaactatttacaGATAATATCATTCTTAGTTCAGGATTACAGGCATTAGAAATTTGTGATAAAGAATTTTATCCCAACATTTacatgttgataaaaatattttgtacgctTCCAGTGTCAACAACAACTCCTGAACGATCATtctctaatttaaaaagaattaaaacttATCTCAGGAATAGTATGAATGAA acTAGACTGAATGGATTGGCTCTATTAGCATGCCATACAGAAACAAAGATTACACCAGATGAAGTCATTGATGAATTGTCGCTAAAAAATAGAAGACTGgagtttgttttgtaa